A genomic window from Methanobrevibacter sp. TLL-48-HuF1 includes:
- a CDS encoding Mur ligase family protein: protein MNESDFSKDTTFGVIGICGANCNLVARILKDRGFDVIGTDMASANDCRFKKSLEGYDIEVFYESHPEEFFEKADYIIPPISLPKTAKVFDIIQEKNIPVLEVSDIIDIFKVNKPVFGITGTNGKTTTTTLLKKIACDNNIVPVEHNLEKMQGNAEYIPILQSRLNGDVGILEVGTFGVPGTIERIVGNSQLSSGLITNITPDHLNDLGSFMEYAHVKAEFIKGLNGKQLIVNGQDPTIMGLLRELNFAGEVITFGVDEMPVCVSSKECVCGKTVDVKEIISGSGYYLCECGLTTPQLDYIATNIDLKNRSFELHTPDEKLEVKMLLDGIHNVYNVSGVIIAAHEFLKLPYDKILESIATFGGVSGRMEKVATIGEKDVVVDFAHNPAGVETVLREFKKLYGDITTVITISSESGAKGDLEIFDNVLEFSKYVVPASSASQKIASDKISEHPELKEKIMLNHVDDFVKKGTLGATFDEVREGINQALKLDCNKVIAIGEAATKFKKCVDNL from the coding sequence ATGAATGAGTCTGATTTTTCGAAAGATACCACATTTGGTGTAATTGGGATTTGTGGAGCTAACTGTAATCTGGTAGCCAGAATTCTTAAAGACCGCGGATTTGATGTTATTGGAACAGACATGGCATCTGCTAATGACTGCAGGTTTAAAAAATCTTTGGAAGGGTATGATATTGAAGTATTTTATGAATCTCATCCGGAAGAGTTTTTTGAAAAAGCAGATTATATAATTCCACCAATAAGTTTACCTAAAACAGCTAAAGTATTTGACATTATTCAGGAAAAAAACATTCCTGTTTTGGAAGTTAGTGATATTATAGATATTTTTAAAGTAAACAAACCGGTATTTGGAATAACCGGCACTAACGGTAAGACGACTACCACAACTCTTTTGAAAAAAATAGCCTGTGATAATAATATTGTACCTGTTGAACATAACTTGGAAAAAATGCAGGGAAATGCCGAGTATATTCCAATTTTACAGTCCCGGTTAAATGGTGATGTGGGAATTTTGGAAGTAGGCACATTTGGAGTTCCAGGTACTATTGAGAGAATAGTTGGAAATTCTCAGTTAAGTTCCGGACTAATAACTAATATAACTCCTGATCATTTAAATGATTTGGGGAGCTTTATGGAGTATGCACATGTCAAGGCAGAATTTATAAAAGGATTAAATGGAAAGCAACTTATTGTAAACGGTCAGGATCCGACAATTATGGGGCTTTTAAGGGAATTGAACTTTGCAGGTGAAGTAATTACTTTTGGAGTAGATGAAATGCCTGTATGTGTATCTTCTAAAGAATGTGTTTGCGGCAAAACCGTTGATGTTAAAGAGATTATTTCAGGTTCAGGATATTATTTATGTGAATGCGGTCTAACAACTCCGCAGCTGGATTATATTGCAACTAATATTGATTTGAAAAATAGATCCTTTGAGTTACATACTCCAGATGAAAAACTGGAAGTTAAAATGCTTCTTGATGGAATTCATAATGTTTATAATGTTTCAGGCGTAATTATTGCAGCTCATGAATTTCTAAAATTACCTTATGATAAAATATTGGAATCAATAGCTACTTTTGGAGGGGTTTCCGGTAGAATGGAAAAAGTAGCCACCATTGGCGAAAAGGATGTTGTTGTAGATTTTGCACATAACCCTGCAGGTGTTGAAACGGTTTTACGGGAATTTAAAAAGTTATATGGTGATATTACTACAGTTATTACAATTTCATCAGAATCCGGTGCTAAAGGGGATTTGGAAATATTTGATAATGTTTTAGAATTTTCCAAATATGTTGTTCCTGCTTCAAGTGCTTCTCAAAAAATAGCTAGTGATAAAATAAGTGAACATCCTGAACTTAAAGAAAAAATTATGCTGAATCATGTTGATGATTTTGTTAAAAAAGGCACTCTTGGTGCAACTTTTGATGAAGTCCGGGAGGGAATTAATCAGGCATTAAAACTAGACTGTAATAAGGTAATAGCTATTGGGGAGGCTGCTACAAAATTTAAAAAATGTGTTGATAATTTATAA